Below is a genomic region from Hylemonella gracilis.
CCCAGCGCGAGCAATGTGTCCTTGCTGGCCGAGCGTTTCGGTGCCGACAACGGGCGCATCGCCCGCATCATCCTGGTCTCCACGGCCGTGGCTTTCCTGAGCTTCTCGGGCGCCGTCAGCTTGATGCGCTGAATCGGGTTAATACCAATGACTATTCATACATGGATAGTCATGGCCTATTTGATAGATTGGCTCAATCAAATGGCCCCGTCAATAGATGGCTCATAGACTGGCGTCCCGTCAACACCAAGGAGCCTTGCATGTCACTGTCCTTCATCGATCGGCAGTCCTGGATGGAAACCCTGGCTGCTCTGGCGCAGGTCTATTGATCGGCCTATTGTGTCCTTCCCATCTTTCCGACGCGCGCCACGCGCGTACCTCACCAAGGAGAGCTCCCATGTCCGATGAAGCCAAATGCCCTTACCACCACGCCGCAGGCGGCGGCACCAGCAACCTGGACTGGTGGCCGAACCAGCTGCGCGTGGATCTGCTGAATCAGCACTCGCAAAAATCCAATCCGCTGGGCGAGCGGTTCGACTACGCGGAGGAGTTCAAAAAGCTGGACTACAAGGCGCTCAAGGCCGACCTGGTCAAGCTGATGACCGACAGCCAGGACTGGTGGCCGGCCGACTTCGGCCATTACGGTCCGCAGATGATCCGCATGGCCTGGCACGCCGCAGGCACCTACCGCACCACTGACGGCCGTGGCGGCGGCGGCCGGGGACAGCAGCGTTTCGCGCCGCTGAACTCCTGGCCCGACAACGTCAACATCGACAAGTCGCGCCGCCTGCTCTGGCCCATCAAGCAGAAGTACGGTCAAAAGATTTCCTGGGCCGACCTCTTCATCCTCGCGGGCAACGTGGCGCTGGAGTCGATGGGCTTTCGCACCTTCGGTTTCGCGGGCGGGCGTGAAGACGTCTGGGAACCGGATCTGGACGTCAACTGGGGTCCCGAGATGAAGTGGCTGGGCGTGGACCCGAAGCAGCGCATCGGCGACAAGCGCGAACTCGGCGGGCCCTTCGGCGCCTCCCACATGGGCCTGATCTACGTCAACCCCGAAGGCCCCAACGCCAGCGGTGACTACCTGCTGGCGGCCAAGGACATCCGCGAGACCTTCTACCGCATGGCCATGAACGACGAGGAGATCGTCGCGTTGATCGCGGGTGGTCACACCTTTGGCAAGGCCCACGGCGCCGCGCCCGAATCACACAAAGGGCCGGAACCCGAAGCCGCGGGCATCGAAGCCCAGGGCCTGGGCTGGAACAGCAATTACGGCAGCGGCCACGGCAAGGACACCATCTCCAGCGGCATTGAAGTCACCTGGACCAAGACCCCCGCGCTGTGGAGCAACAACTTCTTCGAGAACCTGTTCAAGTACGAGTGGGAACTGGAGAAGAGCCCGGCCGGCGCCAAGCAGTGGGTGGCCAAGAACGCCGAGGACATCATTCCGGACGCGCACGTCAAGGGCAAGTTCCACAAGCCGAAGATGCTGACCACCGACCTGACGATGCGCTTCGACCCCGAGTTCGGCAAGATCTCCAAGCGCTTCCTCGAGGACCCGCAGGCCTTTGCCGATGCCTTCGCCCGCGCCTGGTACAAGTTGACGCACCGTGACATGGGCCCCAAGGCCCGTTACCTCGGCCCGGAAGTGCCCAAGGAAGACCTGATCTGGCAGGACCCGCTGCCCGCTGCCAGCCACAAGCCCACGGCCGCCGACATCACCGACCTCAAGGCCAGGATCGCCGCGTCCGGCCTCTCGGTCAGCGAGTTGGTGTCCGTGGCCTGGGCCTCGGCGTCCACCTTCCGTGGGGGTGACAAACGTGGCGGTGCCAATGGTGCGCGCATCCGCCTGGCGCCGCAGAAAGATTGGGCCATCAACAAGCCCGTGCTCAAGACCCTGGCCAAGCTGGAGGGCATCCAGAAGGCCAGCGGCAAGGCCTCGCTGGCCGACGTGATCGTGCTGGCCGGCGTGGTGGGCGTGGAACAAGCCGCCAAGGCCGCCGGCGTGACGGTGGAGGTGCCCTTCGCGTCGGGCCGCGTGGACGCCACGCAGGCGCAGACGGACGTCGAATCCTTTGCCGTGCTGGAGCCCATGATCGACGGTTTCCGCAATTTCGGGCGAGGCAAGGATGGCACGCCGACCGAGGCCATGCTGATTGACAAGGCCCAGTTGCTGACCCTCACCGCGCCCGAACTGACCGCCCTGGTCGGTGGCCTGCGCGTGCTGGGCGCCAATGCCGATGGCGGCAAGCACGGCGTGTTCACCGACAAGGTGGGTACGCTGACGAACGACTTCTTCGTCAAGCTGCTCGACATGGGCACGCA
It encodes:
- the katG gene encoding catalase/peroxidase HPI → MSDEAKCPYHHAAGGGTSNLDWWPNQLRVDLLNQHSQKSNPLGERFDYAEEFKKLDYKALKADLVKLMTDSQDWWPADFGHYGPQMIRMAWHAAGTYRTTDGRGGGGRGQQRFAPLNSWPDNVNIDKSRRLLWPIKQKYGQKISWADLFILAGNVALESMGFRTFGFAGGREDVWEPDLDVNWGPEMKWLGVDPKQRIGDKRELGGPFGASHMGLIYVNPEGPNASGDYLLAAKDIRETFYRMAMNDEEIVALIAGGHTFGKAHGAAPESHKGPEPEAAGIEAQGLGWNSNYGSGHGKDTISSGIEVTWTKTPALWSNNFFENLFKYEWELEKSPAGAKQWVAKNAEDIIPDAHVKGKFHKPKMLTTDLTMRFDPEFGKISKRFLEDPQAFADAFARAWYKLTHRDMGPKARYLGPEVPKEDLIWQDPLPAASHKPTAADITDLKARIAASGLSVSELVSVAWASASTFRGGDKRGGANGARIRLAPQKDWAINKPVLKTLAKLEGIQKASGKASLADVIVLAGVVGVEQAAKAAGVTVEVPFASGRVDATQAQTDVESFAVLEPMIDGFRNFGRGKDGTPTEAMLIDKAQLLTLTAPELTALVGGLRVLGANADGGKHGVFTDKVGTLTNDFFVKLLDMGTQWKATDASAELFEGKDRKTGKVKHTATRNDLVFGSNAVLRAYAEVYASADGQRKFAQDFVAAWTKVMNLDRFDLRQ